The sequence below is a genomic window from Sphingomonas jaspsi DSM 18422.
CTCAAGACGGCTGCATCGGCCCGACTTCCTTTGCCGGTGTTTTCCAAAGACCGTCGCACCTTTTGCGTGGCGTCCTGCCGCGTACCTTTTTTCCCAAGTTCGTTTCTCGAAAGACTACCCATGCACCTCAAGGACCTCAAAAAGAAATCTCCCGCCGACCTCGTTGCCATGGCCGAGGAAATGGGCGTCGAGGGCGCGTCGACGATGCGCAAGCAGGACCTGATGTTCTCGATCCTGAAGGTCCGCGCCGAAAACGGTGCCGAGATCATGGGCCAAGGTACGATCGAGGTGCTGAACGACGGCTTCGGCTTCCTCCGCAGTCCGGAAGCCAACTATCTCGCCGGTCCCGACGACATTTACGTCGCGCCGAACGTCGTGCGGAAGTTCGGCCTGCGCACCGGCGACACGGTCGAAGGTGAAATCCGCGCGCCCAAGGACGGCGAACGCTATTTCGCGCTGACCAAGGTCAGCCAGATCAATTACGACGAGCCCGACGCGGTTCGCCATCGCGTCAATTTCGACAACCTCACGCCGCTCTATCCGGACAGCAAGCTTCGCCTCGACACGCTCGATCCGACCATTAAGGACAAGAGCGCGCGGGTGATCGACATCGTCGCGCCGCTCGGCAAGGGCCAGCGTGCGCTGATCGTCGCGCCACCGCGCACCGGCAAGACCGTGCTGCTGCAGAACATCGCCCGCGCCATCACCGACAATAATCCGGAAGTTTTCCTGATCGTCCTGCTGATCGACGAGCGTCCGGAAGAAGTCACCGACATGCAGCGCAGCGTGAACGGCGAGGTCGTCAGCTCGACCTTCGACGAACCCGCTTCGCGCCACGTTCAGGTCGCCGAAATGGTCATCGAAAAGGCCAAGCGCCTGGTCGAGCACAAGAAGGACGTCGTCATCCTGCTCGACAGCATTACGCGACTCGGCCGCGCCTATAACACTGTCGTCCCCTCGTCGGGCAAGGTGCTGACCGGCGGCGTCGACGCCAACGCGCTGCAGCGCCCGAAGCGCTTCTTCGGTGCCGCGCGTAACATCGAGGAAGGCGGCTCGCTCTCGATCATCGCCACTGCGCTGATCGACACGGGATCGAAGATGGACGAAGTCATTTTCGAAGAGTTCAAGGGCACCGGCAACAGCGAAATCGTCCTCGACCGCAAGGTCAGCGACAAGCGCATCTTCCCGTCGCTCGACGTCGGCAAGTCCGGCACCCGCAAGGAAGAACTGCTGGTCGACCAGGCGACCCTGTCGAAGATGTGGGTCCTGCGCCGCATCCTGATGCAGATGGGCACCGTCGACGCGATGCAGTTCCTGCTCGACAAGATGAAGGACGCCAAGTCCAACGAAGACTTCTTCGCCAGCATGAACCAGTAAGGCGTCCACCCAGGTGCCGGCTTTTCCCACGCTCAACTTCTCGTCGGTCTTAACGCCCAGCGGGATGAGCCAACTTGGTCAGATCATCATCGGCGACCTGACCATGGCGGGCGACAATGTCGTAATCATGGGATCGCTGGCATCCGGCCTGCCCGATCGCCAGCGGCGCAAGGTTCTGATGCTCGGCGTCGGCATGGCGCTGATCTTCCTGATCACGTTCGCCTTGCTTGCGACCCAGCTGCTCAAGATCACCGGCCTGGTGTTCGCGGGCGGCCTCCTGCTGCTCTGGGTCGCCTACAACATGTTCCGGGAACTGCACCCGGCCAAGGTGGTGATTGCCGACGATCCCGATACGGCCGAGGTAGAGGGACCGCCCGCGACGAAGAGCTTCTTTCAGGCAGCGGTAGCGATCACGGTCGCCGACCTCAGCATGAGCCTCGACAACGTGCTGCTGGTCGCCTCGATCGCGCGCGAAAATCCCTCGCTGCTTTTCATCGGCCTGACCTTTTCAGTGCTGTTCATGGGTTTTGCCGCAAATTATGTCGCACGCCTGATCCAGCGCTATCACTGGATCAACTACATCGGCCTCGTCGTCATCCTCTACGTCGCGGTGACGATGATCGTCGAAGGCTGGAACGGCGGCGAACATGTGCTTGGCCTGCGAAGCCTGTTTGGCCTCTGACCGGCTAAAAGGGCTGGATTCCGGCGTCGTTTGACCCCAAGTGAGCGGCGAGGGCGCCTGATCACAGGGGTATGATATGATCGACATGTTGGCGGCTACGTTGGCCGCCCAAGCCGCTTCGCTCGGCAGCCCGGCCGAGATCTGGTCGGCCATCATTCAGGACTTTTCGAATATCGGCCAGCCGGGAGCAATGGCTGCCTTTCTGCAGGTGCTGCTGATCGACCTGGTTCTGGCCGGTGACAATGCCATCGTCGTCGGCGCCTTGGCTGCGGGCCTTCCCGCGGAACAACGCCGCAAGGTGATCCTCATCGGCGTCGTGGCCGCCCTGGTGTTGCGGATCCTGTTCGCGCTGGTCGTATCGCAGCTGTTGCAGGTCGTCGGCCTCGTGCTGGCGGGCGGGTTGCTGCTACTGTGGGTGGCATGGAAGATGTGGCGCGAGCTGCACCATGGCGGCGAAAGCGCGGGGTCGCCCGAAGTCACCGGTGACGAACATAGCGGTGTCCGCCCGGCGCGAAGCTTCGCCAGCGCGGCTTGGGCCGTTGCCGTCGCGGATGTCAGCATGAGCCTCGACAATGTCCTCGCCGTCGCCGGCGCGTCGCGCGAGCATCCCGGGATCCTGATCGTCGGGCTTATCTTCGCCGTGGCACTGATGGGCGTCGCCGCCAACATCATCGCCCGTTACATCGAGCGCTATCGCTGGATTGCCTATATCGGCTTGGCGGTAATCGTCTGGGTCGCGGCGAAAATGATCCATGACGGGTGGGTCGACCCGCACGTCGGCGTCGGCACCCTGTTCGGCTGATGCCTCCCACTGAGGCCGCCGATACGATCGTCGCGCTGTCGAGCGGTCGCCCGCCGGCCGGTATCGGTGTCATCCGCTGCAGCGGGCCTCAGGCCTTTGCGGCGGCGCAAGCGTTGGCCGGGTCTCTTCCTGAGCCGCGGCTTGCG
It includes:
- a CDS encoding YjbE family putative metal transport protein (Members of this highly hydrophobic protein family,regularly are found preceded by the yybP-ykoY manganese riboswitch (see RF00080). A metal cation transport function is proposed.), with translation MIDMLAATLAAQAASLGSPAEIWSAIIQDFSNIGQPGAMAAFLQVLLIDLVLAGDNAIVVGALAAGLPAEQRRKVILIGVVAALVLRILFALVVSQLLQVVGLVLAGGLLLLWVAWKMWRELHHGGESAGSPEVTGDEHSGVRPARSFASAAWAVAVADVSMSLDNVLAVAGASREHPGILIVGLIFAVALMGVAANIIARYIERYRWIAYIGLAVIVWVAAKMIHDGWVDPHVGVGTLFG
- the rho gene encoding transcription termination factor Rho, with the protein product MHLKDLKKKSPADLVAMAEEMGVEGASTMRKQDLMFSILKVRAENGAEIMGQGTIEVLNDGFGFLRSPEANYLAGPDDIYVAPNVVRKFGLRTGDTVEGEIRAPKDGERYFALTKVSQINYDEPDAVRHRVNFDNLTPLYPDSKLRLDTLDPTIKDKSARVIDIVAPLGKGQRALIVAPPRTGKTVLLQNIARAITDNNPEVFLIVLLIDERPEEVTDMQRSVNGEVVSSTFDEPASRHVQVAEMVIEKAKRLVEHKKDVVILLDSITRLGRAYNTVVPSSGKVLTGGVDANALQRPKRFFGAARNIEEGGSLSIIATALIDTGSKMDEVIFEEFKGTGNSEIVLDRKVSDKRIFPSLDVGKSGTRKEELLVDQATLSKMWVLRRILMQMGTVDAMQFLLDKMKDAKSNEDFFASMNQ
- a CDS encoding YjbE family putative metal transport protein (Members of this highly hydrophobic protein family,regularly are found preceded by the yybP-ykoY manganese riboswitch (see RF00080). A metal cation transport function is proposed.); this translates as MSQLGQIIIGDLTMAGDNVVIMGSLASGLPDRQRRKVLMLGVGMALIFLITFALLATQLLKITGLVFAGGLLLLWVAYNMFRELHPAKVVIADDPDTAEVEGPPATKSFFQAAVAITVADLSMSLDNVLLVASIARENPSLLFIGLTFSVLFMGFAANYVARLIQRYHWINYIGLVVILYVAVTMIVEGWNGGEHVLGLRSLFGL